CCCGAgagaggaggtagatgataatggcGAAGAAGAGGTGCCTATAGTACCTTAAGGTCAAAGAAGATGccaccaggccaatgataatgttccaaaACCTCCCCCTCCATCTCCAAGAGtcgctcctcgggtgcttccaaataaaggatacgcaagtgcaattgtcccaacCCAGATCCAAGCGGGTAGTTTCCAAATTACAAATATGATGTTGACTTTATTGAAGCAGCAAGGGTACTTCACAGGTGCTCCCtatcagaatgcatataaacatcttaaaggctttgtggatacctgttggggaagCAAATAGACCAATGTATCGGAGGATGTATTGAGATTGAGATatttccctttttcacttagagggaaagctttggacttACTCgaagacttcccaaccattccatcactatgtgggatgagttggcggacaagtttatAGCTAAGTTTTTCTCGCCAGGCATATGGAGACTTTGAgagatgagattttggccttcAAACAGGAACTAATAAACCACTTCATGAGATCTGGGAGAGATAtcagacaatggtgaaagaatattTGAACAATGACATGACCGAAGCAATGATCCAGTAGACATTCTATCGTGGCATTAACACGACCAATCGGTGTGTAGTGAACCAGCTAGCAGGGGAAATTTTATGAATACACCTTATGCTGAGGCATGTGagatattggatgagatggcagatacttcctcagcttggcaaagtcgagctaatgtgccacagggtgatccTACTgtcattcacttgcacaaagatCTCCACGACCATGGCCAGGCAATATCAGAGTTAACTATAACAATGAATCAGTTGGCAAAagctcaattgcaacaagttcaagcgCCGAGACAAGTAAATACTATAGAAGGTGTCAAAATGTTGGTCAACAAGAGGCGACAAAGAGATCAACAAGGCCAAGGTAGTCCAGATCAATATGATTTAGGTTGTGGTGGTTTCAaccaagatgatgggtatgatgagcaAAGTAAAGAAGTGCAGtacgtgaacaattatcaaggacAAAGGGAAATGctcctaaccaacaacaacaaaattaGGACAACCAAAACAACCAGGGCAACtagagtggcaacaacaacaattggggaagAAACAACAACCAAGGGAGTTAGAATAATGGCAATCAAGGGAATTGGGGGCGAGGCTTTTAAAGACCtctgatgtatcaacaaccaaacaacccacctccatttccatcccaaggtcctatttCGTCAAACAATGAGATGGGGAGGATCGAGACAATGTTTGAACCAATTATGAATAAGAACGCCGACTTTgatgcccagttggcatcccacaatacttcaatccgaaacttggaggttcaacttggccagatttcgcaatctttgaatactcgcctaagggggctctacctagtgatacggtagtaaacccgaagggtgggaacaatatcGGGCATGCAATGGCGGTGATTACTAGAAGCGGTCGAGTGGTGAAGTGAATACCTCCAAGAAAAAGGAAGTTGCGAGTGATAAGGTTGAAGTACAAGATGATGATGTTCCTatagttgatgagcaagtgagtgaagagaatTTGAATGCGGAAGTGAGAACTGATATTCATGATAATGAGGTGGAGACTCAAGATGacatgaacccatctagggaacacgtaatagacatatcGAAAATGGTAGTGTCCCCAAGGCTAAGGCTcccttgccaaggcctcctccaccttaccctcaaagacttgcaaagcaaaagaatgaaaaccaatttaagaagtttattgagatgatgaaaagcttgtcgatcaatgttcctttggtggaagctcttgagaAAATGTCGGGTTATGCCAAGTTTATAAAAGACTTGGTGACTAAAaagagatccatggattgtgagaccatcaaaatgactcatcaagtaagtgcaattgtgcactctatggctccaaagcttgaagcTCCCGACGTTTTCACCATTacatgtaccattgggagtgcggattttgcaaaggcattgtgtgatttgggagcaagtatcaatttgatgccttactccgtgttcaaaactttgggtattggtcaatCGAGAGCTACTttaatgagattgcaaatggcggatagaacaatgaagatgCCGCTtgatattattgatgatgttcttatccatgtggacaagtttattttgcctgTTGACTTTGTGATTCTGGACTGCGAAGTCGACTATGAGGTGCTGataatattgggaagacctttccttgcaacaggAAAGACATTGGTTGACATGGAAGCAGGGGatctcaccttccgggtgggtgacgaaaaagttatatttcatgtgtgcaaatcaatgaggcagccGAATAGTACtaaagtgtgctcttttgtgggtCTTTTCACggaggtgatagttgatgatactagtgccatgatcaatgtggaggatcatTTGGAAGCGATATTGTTGAACCTTGATGTGAATGAGGATAAAGGTTGGGTGGAATGTGTCAATGCTTTGCACAGAAATggatcttattcttatgagccctGTAAGCTCTCTTTGAATCTTGAGAACAGAAAGACTCCatcaacaaagccctcaattgaggaacctcccgtTTTGGAGTTGAAGCCTCTGCCTTCACACtttaggtatgaattcttgggccctagttcaactttacctattattctttCGTCGTGTcttactaacgtgcaggtagatgcaacactggaggtgctccaaagaaggaagaaggcaattggatggactctagctgatattcggggaataagccacgcctttgcatgcacaagattatacttgaagatgatgccaagccctccatggaacatcaaaggaggttgaacgaggctatgccAGAGGTTatcaaaaaggaggtgatcaagtggttagatgcaggggttgtgtaccccatctcggatagttcttggacttcgctggtacaatgtgtgccgaagaagggtggtatgattgTGGTTACCAATGAGCAAAATGAGTTTATTCCCACCAAAATTGTCACCgtatggagggtgtgcatggactaccgcaagctaAATAAAGTGGCCCGCAAAGATAATTTTCCATAgccctttcttgaccaaatgctagataAACTTGCAGGgcatgccttctactgtttcttggatgggtactcaggttacaatcaaattttgattgctccggaagatcaggagaaaaccaccttcacatgtccttatggcacctttgcattttctaggatgccatttggtttgtgtaatgcaccggctacctttcagcggtgtatgatggctatatttaccAACATAGCggaggacttcttggaagtgttcatgtatgattttagtgttgtgggtaactcctttgatgagtgtttgaataATCTTGACAAAGTGCTAGCCCGGTGTGAAGAGACAAATCTTGTGCTTAACTGGGAAAAAttccactttatggtcgaggagagCATTGTCCTCGggcataagatctcaaagaacagaatagaggtggacaaggctaaaattgaagtgatttcaaagcttcctcctcctacttcagtcaagggggttaggcgtttcttgggcatgcggggttctaccgaagattcatcaaagacttttctaaggtagtgaatcctttgtgcaaattactggaaaaggatgccaagttcgtgtttaatgaggaatgcatgaaagcttttgaacttctcaagtacaaatagacaaccactcccattattaccgcacctaattggagcttaccttttgagctcatgtgtgatgaaAATGATATTGCGGTAGgagcggtcttgggtcaaagagtaaacaagatgtttcacccgatttattatgcaagcaaaacaatgaatgatgctcaagtgaattacacgatgacggaaaaagagttgctagcaattgtgtttgcaatggagaagtttaggccttatatcatgggtgccaaggtgatagttcatactgACCATGAAGCACTCtgctacttgatgacaaagaaagattctaaggctcggttgatgagatgggttctattgcttcaagagtttAACCTTGAGATTGTTGATCGGAAAGGGAgtaaaaaccaagtggcggaccacttgtcccgcttggaggagaaggggaggccccgtgatggcctcgaaattaatgattcattccctgATAAGCAACTCCTATCCGTATCTGTGAATAGCATGCCTTGGTTCGCGGATGTTGCCAACTTTCTTGTGACCGGTATTgttccgtgtgagctctcttctaaccaaaagaagaagcttaaacgggatagCTTGGACTAATACTAggatgagccttatttgtttaaaatttgtaatgatggtgcaatccggagatgtgttccggaagaggagcaaatgagtattctggatgcatgtcattcctctccctacggtggtcatcatAGTGGGGCGAGGATAGCTTCAAAGGTGCTTAGCTGTGGTTTTTATTGGCTTACATTGTACAAGGATGCGGGTGAGCTTGTGAAGAGATATGATGAGTGTCAGAGAGCAGGTGAACTTTCAAAGAAGGAttaaatgcctctcaccactattcttgaggttgacatgtttgatgtgtggggcattgacttcatgggaccctttgtgagttcatgtggcaacacatacattctagtggccattgattatgTTTCCAAATGGGTTTAGGCCGTGTCTTTACCCAACAACGAGGCCCGGAGTGTGGTGGCTTTTCTCAAGAAGAATATctttactcggtttggcactcctagagcgatcatcagtgatgggggttctcatttctgcaattaaggcatttgacactttgctttcaaagtatggtgtcaatcacaaggtttcaaCCCCTTACCATCCTCAGGCTAGTGGGCAAGTTGAGGTATCCAACATAAAGattaagagcatattgtcaaagactgtcaatgcaaataggactgactggtcaaagaaactggatgatgctttgtgggcttacaggactgcttacaagactctgattgatatgtctccgtaccggttggtgtttgggaaagcttgccatctcccggttgagttagagcacaaggccatgtgggctttgagaaagttaaatcttgaatgggatgttgcaacaAATCTTCGGGTAGAGAAactcaatgagcttgatgagttctggtttcatgcctattccagctcgtccttgtataaggacaaaatgaagtacttacatgacaagtaTGCCCGTAATAAGGAATTCAAGGAAGGTGACTtagttctcttattcaactcctGGTTACGATTGTTcccgggaaagctcaagtcaaaatggagtggaccttttgaggtggtgcttgtgactccgtttggtgctcttgatttgaaaaacaaaaatggtaaaatcttcagagttaatgggtaCAGAGTGAAGCACTGTAGGGAGCCAGCCACAAGACCCCATGCAAACAGAGGACCAATAGGGAGgtttctttactctctaacccctttttatcttatttttggtTATTTAGCATTGAGAACAATGCTAGTTTTCATTTGAGGGTTGAtcctattttgatgatttgatagtTGGGTTGTAATGATGATACTAttttttctttatgcttatttTGCACTTATGGTATGTATATGACTTTaccatttatttttttattttttttacttttcgttattttttaatttcggtttgtatataaagttaattttataatttatatGTTCATTCCCcgttatgtatattcatctaaatcccctattgtacatattcagtttattttccgcattttacttcataacttcttttgcaattttccttaatagcatagctttttatttcatttagtagcttctttttcggttcgtagcttcttattttacaagtttttgtgatcaataagcctttgattttcttaatgccgcggttctttccaaaggtggagtttgtgtgaaccgggtggttcttcccgatgatggatgatatgacaaccttcttaagggtttgagtctgttttctttttatttttgtgtaaatagtagctaatgAACAATAATGCCTCAggaaaagcttcacttgggcctaacgcctttacctttgaccttatggttaaaaacaaattggtgtgtataggatggtgatagttgtAACCtcgagactcttgtgttgactaaacagTCATCGAGTAATTTCTCggaaccatttgtgttgctcaaatcttagctaatgttgttgtgggccctcgtctctgtctctttagcaatcctatagcttgtgtggtgagatattgatttgcaagtccaagtcccatgccaatgagtctagaacttgccctgaatgtttgtctaggcaaaatcctaagtgtaacTTGACTTGAAAAGTGaatataggctctccttgatccaaattgaGACTTGAAAGCATTCATAGCCCATCAAGAATGATATCCTTATTCAACCCCATTGAGTCATAGCCcttattctttcaataaccatgatacaagcctttactcGTTCTAAAATGATCatctcttggcacccaatctttccttagcacaaggcaaaagtataagtttggggagGGGAGACGAgaaatgcaaaagtgataaaaggtacaaaatgaaaaaaaggaaaggcaaaaagaaaaataaagaaaaaccaaaaagtcaaaaagaaagtgaacaatgtagaagaaatgaagggattcagtaaaagcaaaagatgaaaggcttgaaaagattagaaaggagaaaaaggattgaaatgaacaagaaagagtgcaGTGTATCTCTCTAGACCATAAGGAAGAAGTAAataactcaaagagtcaagaaaatgtgagccaaaatgaagcaaatgaagtgcttaaggaaggatgaaaccttcatagaccaatatatcctaccctgaaccaaaaccCTTTATTACattcccgcaaaagccctatatgatcttgagttgagtgagcttacattagtggtgactcacatgaggggcaagcttat
The Nicotiana sylvestris chromosome 11, ASM39365v2, whole genome shotgun sequence DNA segment above includes these coding regions:
- the LOC138881652 gene encoding uncharacterized protein, whose translation is MMKSLSINVPLVEALEKMSGYAKFIKDLVTKKRSMDCETIKMTHQVSAIVHSMAPKLEAPDVFTITCTIGSADFAKALCDLGASINLMPYSVFKTLGIGQSRATLMRLQMADRTMKMPLDIIDDVLIHVDKFILPVDFVILDCEVDYEVLIILGRPFLATGKTLVDMEAGDLTFRVGDEKVIFHVCKSMRQPNSTKVCSFVGLFTEVIVDDTSAMINVEDHLEAILLNLDVNEDKGWVECVNALHRNGSYSYEPCKLSLNLENRKTPSTKPSIEEPPVLELKPLPSHFRYEFLGPSSTLPIILSSCLTNVQIILEDDAKPSMEHQRRLNEAMPEVIKKEVIKWLDAGVVYPISDSSWTSLVQCVPKKGGMIVVTNEQNEFIPTKIVTGMPSTVSWMGTQVTIKF
- the LOC138881653 gene encoding uncharacterized protein yields the protein MGVLISAIKAFDTLLSKYGVNHKVSTPYHPQASGQVEVSNIKIKSILSKTVNANRTDWSKKLDDAFSSLYKDKMKYLHDKYARNKEFKEGDLVLLFNSWLRLFPGKLKSKWSGPFEVVLVTPFGALDLKNKNGKIFRVNGIENNASFHLRVDPILMI